A genomic segment from Candidatus Poribacteria bacterium encodes:
- a CDS encoding class I SAM-dependent methyltransferase, with translation MLASDGRADTVESDLLLWWEDFYVPVFEYVLPKMGTLEGKKILELGTGTGGTATLLAKRGASVVGIDLLPFRLAEAQARASEHDVGESVDFALMDAMHLAFPDNTFDFIISKSVLVFTEHAQTAKECYRVLKPGGKAIFIENMRYHPMVWFYRKVFLKYSGKLRYFSVRDIETVGAEFERLEHREFHLSAVSALFWQKCIVIPTFYRASLRLFKAIDTSLLKCLPFLKRLCWITAMICQKD, from the coding sequence TTGCTTGCATCCGATGGTCGTGCCGACACTGTTGAATCAGACCTCTTGCTCTGGTGGGAAGACTTCTACGTCCCTGTTTTCGAGTATGTGCTCCCGAAAATGGGGACTTTGGAAGGAAAAAAGATACTGGAATTAGGGACTGGGACAGGTGGTACTGCGACGCTGTTAGCAAAACGGGGCGCATCTGTTGTCGGGATCGATCTACTCCCTTTTCGGCTCGCTGAAGCACAGGCGCGAGCATCGGAACACGACGTTGGCGAGTCCGTTGACTTTGCATTGATGGATGCGATGCACCTCGCGTTTCCAGACAATACCTTCGATTTCATAATTTCCAAATCTGTGTTGGTATTTACAGAGCATGCGCAAACTGCAAAAGAGTGTTACCGCGTCCTCAAACCCGGTGGAAAGGCGATTTTCATTGAAAATATGCGCTATCACCCGATGGTTTGGTTCTATCGCAAGGTGTTTCTGAAGTATTCGGGAAAATTACGCTATTTCTCAGTCCGAGATATTGAGACCGTTGGTGCTGAATTTGAGAGGTTGGAACATCGGGAGTTTCATCTCTCGGCGGTGAGCGCGCTGTTCTGGCAGAAGTGCATCGTTATTCCAACCTTTTATAGAGCGTCCCTCCGTCTGTTCAAAGCGATTGATACATCTCTCCTTAAATGCCTTCCCTTCCTCAAGCGGCTATGTTGGATCACGGCAATGATCTGCCAGAAAGATTAG